One part of the Lytechinus pictus isolate F3 Inbred chromosome 3, Lp3.0, whole genome shotgun sequence genome encodes these proteins:
- the LOC129256285 gene encoding uncharacterized protein LOC129256285, translated as MDKSSTTTASTPYADYSSTDQTSMYSGVRGLDYCSAAVSQGVGLYQGHAKSYGGLDPQGFDGHLVSGIGVQSTTNSYSHLGDSRHRLHDYNPPSTCNSMSSMNYVYNRSAYAYPGSVNHYGNSETEYPHIHKHVRSPTSAVSCATSGINFNGSYNSDSPSITNLDSPSPTSCALGSGQEPTSGQPLGSNGAATDDEARANAITNGRSPTSSSNGEAQSPSGEAGLYKWMRIKRNPPKTGQSVLCIYLNFFLFQNVHYSVDLQPAARVH; from the coding sequence ATGGATAAATCGTCGACGACGACTGCTAGCACACCGTATGCCGACTATAGCTCAACAGATCAAACCAGCATGTATTCTGGAGTGAGAGGGCTTGATTATTGCAGCGCTGCCGTATCGCAGGGGGTAGGGCTTTACCAAGGCCATGCCAAGTCTTACGGGGGCCTCGACCCGCAAGGATTCGACGGCCATCTCGTATCGGGCATCGGAGTTCAAAGCACCACCAACTCGTACTCACATCTCGGTGATAGTCGTCATCGTCTCCATGATTACAACCCGCCATCGACCTGTAACTCGATGTCCAGTATGAACTATGTTTATAACCGTTCGGCGTATGCCTACCCCGGCTCCGTCAATCATTACGGAAACTCCGAGACCGAATACCCTCACATCCACAAACACGTCCGAAGTCCAACGTCGGCGGTGTCGTGTGCGACATCGGGTATCAACTTTAATGGTAGCTACAACAGCGATTCACCGTCGATAACGAACCTTGATTCGCCGTCACCAACGTCTTGTGCGTTGGGTTCTGGGCAAGAACCTACAAGTGGACAACCGCTTGGCTCCAATGGTGCTGCCACCGATGATGAGGCGAGAGCGAACGCCATTACGAATGGGAGGTCGCCGACATCAAGCTCCAACGGCGAGGCGCAGTCACCATCAGGAGAAGCCGGTCTTTACAAATGGATGAGGATTAAAAGAAATCCTCCAAAAACAGGTCAGTCAGTTTTGTGTATTTATCTaaatttcttccttttccaAAATGTACATTATAGTGTTGATTTGCAACCTGCAGCGCGTGTACATTGA